The Phoenix dactylifera cultivar Barhee BC4 chromosome 9, palm_55x_up_171113_PBpolish2nd_filt_p, whole genome shotgun sequence genome window below encodes:
- the LOC103705730 gene encoding rho GDP-dissociation inhibitor 1-like, with the protein MSIALGAPSGSKDIDLATPEMEKEENENKKLHEEDEEVEKTNGDADEKLSRKFSCTSVSSTDINDDDAGDEDDDDEDKRAVQLGRQVPLKEQLEMDKDDESLRRWKEQLLGSVDLTDVGENPDPEVKILNLTILTPDRPNLALPIPFVPDAKGYAFALKDGSRYRLKFSFTVLNNIVSGLRYTNTVWKTGVRVENRKVMLGTFSPQKEPYTYELEEETTPSGIFARGSYSARTKFVDDDGKVYLDMSYYFEIRRDWPAIS; encoded by the exons ATGTCTATTGCTCTGGGAGCTCCTTCAGGCTCCAAGGACATTGACCTTGCCACCCCGGAGATGGAGAAAGAAGAGAACGAGAACAAGAAGCTGCatgaggaggatgaggaggtgGAGAAAACCAATGGCGACGCAGATGAGAAGCTGAGCAGGAAATTCAGCTGCACTTCGGTCAGCTCGACCGACATCAACGACGACGACGCCGGCGATGAGGACGATGACGACGAGGATAAGAGAGCAGTGCAGCTGGGCCGCCAGGTCCCACTCAAGGAGCAGCTGGAGATGGATAAG GATGATGAAAGCTTGAGGAGGTGGAAAGAACAGCTGCTTGGCAGTGTTGATCTTACTGATGTTGGAG AGAATCCAGATCCAGAAGTAAAAATCCTAAACCTTACCATCCTAACTCCTGATCGTCCGAATCTTGCTTTACCAATTCCCTTCGTCCCTGATGCAAAGGGCTATGCATTTGCACTCAAAGATGGGAGCCGCTACCGTCTCAAGTTCTCTTTCACCGTCCTCAACAACATTGTCTCTGGACTCAGATACACAAACACAGTGTGGAAGACTGGAGTAAGAG TGGAGAACAGAAAAGTAATGTTAGGGACTTTCAGTCCTCAGAAGGAACCTTACACATATGAATTGGAAGAAGAGACCACCCCTTCTGGTATATTTGCAAGGGGATCCTATTCTGCTAGGACAAAG TTTGTGGATGATGATGGGAAGGTATATCTGGACATGAGTTACTACTTCGAGATTAGAAGGGACTGGCCAGCGATTTCTTGA